One Salmo trutta chromosome 12, fSalTru1.1, whole genome shotgun sequence genomic region harbors:
- the LOC115203617 gene encoding LOW QUALITY PROTEIN: photoreceptor-specific nuclear receptor-like (The sequence of the model RefSeq protein was modified relative to this genomic sequence to represent the inferred CDS: inserted 2 bases in 1 codon): protein MMEEHLSNIHPSSSPSESSGSSGTDCDSRGAKSPSPGKALSPALLCKVCGDTSSGKHYGIYACNGCSGFFKRSVRRRLIYRCQAGTGMCPVDKAHRNQCQACRLKKCLQAGMNKDAVQNERQPRSTSQVRLDSIDVDTDKEHLSTTRDPTSSSSSCSVITRPHITSTSISSSSAPPQRCGPPSPQNNHRFMVSLMTAETCAKLEPEDVDENIDVTSNEPERESSDYHMSLYPSSTENVYETSARLLFMSVKWAKNLPVFSNLPFRDQVILLEEAWSELFLLCAIQWSLPLDSCPLLSLPDLSPPXTMQSKTSYTSVDLRLLQEVFSRFKALAVDPTEFACLKAIVLFKPETRGLKDPEQVENLQDQSQVMLGQHIRSHYSSQPARFGKLLLLLPSLRFVSSERIELLFFHRTIGNTPMEKLLCDMFKN, encoded by the exons ATGATGGAGGAACACCTGTCTAacatccatccttcctcctctccaAGTGAATCTTCAGGGAGCAGTGGCACCGACTGTGACAGCAGAGGAG CAAAGAGTCCATCCCCGGGTAAAGCCCTGAGTCCAGCACTGCTCTGTAAGGTCTGTGGGGACACCAGCAGTGGAAAACACTACGGCATCTACGCCTGTAACGGCTGCAGTGGATTCTTCAAACGCAGCGTCCGACGGAGACTCATATACAG GTGTCAGGCTGGTACGGGCATGTGCCCAGTGGATAAGGCCCATCGTAACCAGTGCCAAGCCTGTCGGCTGAAGAAGTGCCTACAGGCAGGCATGAACAAAGATG CTGTCCAGAACGAGCGCCAGCCCCGCAGCACGTCTCAGGTGCGTCTGGACTCCATCGACGTGGACACAGACAAGGAGCATCTGTCCACCACACGGGATcccacttcctcttcctcttcctgctcaGTGATCACCCGGCCTCACATCACCTCCACCTCAATCAGCTCGTCCTCTGCCCCACCGCAGCGCTGTGGACCCCCCAGCCCACAGAACAACCACCGCTTCATGGTCAGTCTCATGACCGCTGAGACCTGCGCTAAACTGGAGCCTGAGGATG TTGATGAGAACATTGATGTGACCAGTAACGAGCCAGAGAGGGAGTCCTCAGACTACCACATGTCCCTGTACCCTTCCAGTACAGAGAATGTGTACGAGACGTCGGCCCGCCTTCTCTTTATGTCTGTTAAATGGGCCAAGAACCTGCCAGTGTTCTCCAATCTCCCCTTCAGAGACCAG GTAATCCTGCTGGAGGAAGCATGGTCTGAACTCTTCCTGCTGTGTGCCATCCAGTGGTCTCTCCCCCTGGACAGCTGTCCTCTGCTGTCCCTCCCCGACCTGTCCCCCCC CACCATGCAGAGTAAGACATCCTACACCAGCGTGGACCTGCGTCTGCTCCAGGAGGTCTTCAGTAGGTTCAAAGCCCTGGCCGTAGACCCCACTGAGTTTGCCTGCCTCAAGGCCATCGTCCTCTTCAAACCAG AGACCCGAGGTCTGAAGGACCCAGAGCAGGTAGAGAACCTACAGGATCAGTCCCAGGTGATGTTGGGACAACACATCAGATCACATTACTCCAGTCAGCCTGCCAG attTGGGAAGCTCCTCCTGCTGTTGCCCTCTCTGCGTTTCGTCAGCTCTGAGAGGATCGAGCTCCTCTTCTTCCACAGGACCATCGGCAACACCCCCATGGAGAAACTTCTGTGTGACATGTTCAAGAACtaa